The Syngnathus scovelli strain Florida chromosome 13, RoL_Ssco_1.2, whole genome shotgun sequence genome has a window encoding:
- the LOC125979213 gene encoding secretory phospholipase A2 receptor-like gives METPNGWLGARYDCLWEGGDLVSITSSYEESFVKEQMGDKPFWIELSNLNCNKAWCQFFEAGEKSLTWSNTGVTPTYINWYSRQERSANVGSCAYVNQGVHGDSQPGKWRLGSFGSSLAYMCERSPDNCPEGRLCSYKDYGLSYNQVETSDCHTGNFLYKDSCYHFEGMKRTWMEAEKFCEEWNGHLASVLSWDERQFLAAKVQEFHFPPPAGWSVKCGWWLDRSSDDFCYLIQHRPTKTWENAQDDCVRRGGDLLSITDSREQAFVQNVTCVWFL, from the exons ATGGAGACccccaacggttggctgggggctcgtTACGACTGCCtctgggagggcggcgacctggtcTCCATCACCTCGTCATACGAGGAAAGCTTTGTGAAGGAGCAAATGGGCGACAAGCCGTTTTGGATCGAACTCTCCAATCTG AACTGCAACAAGGCCTGGTGTCAGTTTTTTGAAGCAGGAGAAAAGAGTCTGACTTGGTCCAACACCGGTGTGACGCCGACCTACATCAACTGGTACTCACGTCAAGAGAGAAG CGCCAACGTTGGTTCCTGCGCGTACGTCAACCAAGGTGTGCACGGAGACAGTCAGCCTGGAAAGTGGAGACTTGGCTCGTTCGGATCCTCATTGGCGTACATGTGCGAGCGGTCGCCCGACA actgcccggagggtcggctGTGTTCCTACAAAGACTACGGACTCAGCTACAATCAAGTGGAGA CTTCCGACTGCCACACTGGCAACTTCCTGTACAAGGACTCTTGCTATCACTTTGAGGGGATGAAGCGAACTTGGATGGAGGCCGAGAAGTTCTGCGAAGAATGGAACGGTCACCTGGCCAGCGTCCTCTCATGGGACGAGCGCCAATTCTTGGCTG CCAAGGTCCAAGAGTTTCATTTTCCTCCGCCGGCAG GCTGGAGTGTAAAGTGTGGCTGGTGGCTGGACCGATCCTCCgacgacttctgctacctgatcCAGCACAGGCCCACCAAGACTTGGGAGAATGCGCAAGACGACTGCGTCCGCCGCGGAGGTGACCTACTCAGCATCACCGACTCACGCGAACAGGCCTTCGTGCAAA ATGTCACCTGTGTTTGGTTCCTCTGA
- the LOC125979211 gene encoding macrophage mannose receptor 1-like — protein MDGDDPGDLSGAPCLSLLTSNGRWKFDDCRKKRGYICKKRGIPAKPQQPLYALTHHEPTCDTVNGWSSHGSNCYKKMETPNGWLGARHDCLWEGGDLVSITSEDEEMFVMEQMGNKPFWIGLSNLNCNETWCQFFKAGEKSVTWSYTSVMPIYGNWDPRQDQSSDDESCAYVNQGVHGDSQSSKWRRGSCRSSLVYMCERSPDDCPDGWPCSYKDLGYTYSRVETSYCDSNEFLYKDSCYHFEGTRKTWQAAEDFCKEKRGLLASVHSPVDRQFLAAHVREGSQPWLGLKKSTAKFEWLDGSSTDNVTKNLTQNSDDCAKLNENGGIQLEGCTDLRPSICQKGKARASLPLPRASASASGKSAKCGWWQENPANDLCYLINSKPTKTWKEARDECARLRGNLLAITDSNEHTFIRGRPSTVCCAFWCS, from the exons ATGGACGGCG ATGACCCCGGTGACCTCTCTGGTGCACCCTGTCTTTCCTTACTCACAAgcaacggccgctggaagtttGACGATTGCAGGAAGAAAAGGGGCTacatctgcaagaaaagag GAATCCCGGCAAAGCCTCAGCAGCCTCTTTATG CTTTAACCCATCATGAGCCAACATGTGACACAGTCAACGGATGGAGTTCTCACGGCTCCAACTGCTACAAGAAGATGGAGACccccaacggttggctgggggctcgtCACGACTGCCtctgggagggcggcgacctTGTCTCCATCACCTCTGAAGACGAGGAAATGTTTGTGATGGAGCAAATGGGCAACAAACCGTTCTggatcggactctccaatctg AACTGCAACGAGACCTGGTGTCAGTTTTTTAAAGCGGGCGAAAAGAGTGTGACTTGGTCCTACACCAGTGTGATGCCGATCTACGGCAACTGGGACCCGCGTCAAGACCAGAG CTCCGACGATGAATCCTGCGCGTACGTCAACCAAGGTGTGCACGGAGACAGTCAGTCTAGCAAGTGGAGACGTGGCTCGTGCAGATCCTCATTGGTGTACATGTGCGAGCGGTCGCCCGACG ACTGCCCAGATGGATGGCCGTGTTCCTACAAAGACTTGGGTTACACTTACAGTCGAGTGGAGA CTTCCTACTGTGACTCTAACGAGTTCCTGTACAAGGACTCTTGTTATCACTTTGAGGGGACGCGTAAAACTTGGCAAGCGGCTGAAGATTTCTGCAAGGAAAAGAGAGGTCTCTTGGCCAGCGTCCACTCACCGGTCGACAGACAATTTTTGGCTG CTCACGTGCGAGAAGGATCTCAACCTTGGCTGGGACTCAAGAAAAGCACAGCCAAATTTGAGTGGCTCGACGGATCATCTACA GACAACGTCACAAAGAATCTCACTCAAAATTCAGATGACTGCGCAAAATTGAATGAGAATGGAGGAATTCAGCTTGAGGGCTGTACTGACCttcgtccatccatctgtcaaaaAG GCAAGGCCAGAGCTTCTCTTCCGCTTCCTCGGGCGTCGGCATCAGCATCAG GCAAGAGTGCAAAGTGCGGCTGGTGGCAGGAGAACCCCGCCAACGACTTGTGCTACCTGATCAACTCCAAGCCCACCAAGACCTGGAAGGAGGCGCGAGACGAGTGCGCCCGCCTCAGAGGCAACCTGCTTGCCATCACCGACTCGAACGAACACACCTTCATACGAGGTAGGCCGTCCACAGTCTGCTGCGCTTTTTGGTGCAGTTGA
- the LOC125979201 gene encoding macrophage mannose receptor 1-like has product MCERPLDACPDGRLCSYKDYGIGYNRVETSYCDTGDFLYRESCYHFEGMKRTWEAAERFCEEWNGGHLASVLSWDEGKFLAAHAPYAGGVQSWVGLKKNKDNFEWSDARPTGNIAWMLNRPTGRGDCCALLPTGQVEDWPCTNIRSFICKKAKVQEFVLPPPAGWSAKCGWWPDRSSDDFCYLIQRRLTKTWKEAQDDCLRRGGNLLSITNSRERGFIQSLYTFLPSSPSLWLGVNNNITKDGSEWTDGSPFGYVLMDGDDPGDLSGSPCLSLLTSNGRWKFDDCRKKTGYICKKRGNAPKPPQPHDGFKEILVCNNHSADLVCESEGEGQKQGRISVQSAFYGRRSDDVCLVNSDSYDDEYCAVEGILPRYRKMCNGHQKCHIELLEDDSCPATSKYLEMVYSCEHKVCLDSLGIADGSLADSLFKASSSMEDANPEKARLNGESCWKPSKDPIGSWIQVNLGYMRKVTGIVTQGCESANIGSWNIQLEMQLSVNRRKWTKHPDGKFLGGGTHLLETPAFAKYVRILPLESHPEFGLRFDILGCAHDDAMTCARQFDSLHFPDSMTFYCPPGCAKDKHFVSGTLVYSKDSNICAAAIHAGVIQNDIGGDCIVMRAPKQQVYTGSTGNGIISRHSDNLPGDSYTFADGEPKCVAPDWEEFAGFCYKFFEDKKNWDDAQLVCRGFGAELMSIRSKVEQAWVKSASEFETSDIWTGLNDLALPGMFVWSDRHKVTFTYWAAGEPNQRVVLGKHCVAQLWQTGRWTLMPCGQVNSFMCKMPTVRFPMTSLKPQVAQ; this is encoded by the exons ATGTGCGAGCGGCCGCTCGACG CCTGCCCAGATGGACGACTGTGTTCCTACAAAGACTATGGAATCGGCTACAATCGAGTGGAGA CTTCCTACTGCGACACTGGCGACTTCCTGTATAGGGAGTCTTGCTATCACTTTGAGGGGATGAAGCGAACTTGGGAGGCGGCCGAGAGGTTCTGCGAAGAATGGAACGGTGGTCACCTGGCCAGCGTCCTCTCATGGGATGAGGGCAAATTCTTGGCTG CTCACGCACCATATGCAGGAGGAGTGCAATCTTGGGTGGGACTCAAGAAGAACAAGGACAACTTTGAGTGGAGCGACGCAAGACCTACG GGCAACATTGCATGGATGCTAAACCGGCCAACAGGACGTGGTGATTGCTGTGCGCTATTGCCAACTGGACAAGTTGAGGACTGGCCCTGCACCAATATCCGGTCATTCATCTGTAAAAAAG CCAAGGTCCAAGAGTTTGTTCTTCCTCCGCCGGCAG GCTGGAGTGCAAAGTGCGGCTGGTGGCCGGACCGATCCTCCGACGACTTCTGCTATTTGATTCAACGCAGGCTCACCAAGACCTGGAAGGAGGCGCAAGACGACTGCCTCCGCCGCGGAGGCAATCTGCTCAGCATCACCAACTCACGTGAACGGGGCTTCATACAAA GTCTGTACACTTTTCTGCCGAGCTCTCCCTCTCTGTGGTTGGGCGTCAACAACAACATCACGAAAGACGGCAGCGAGTGGACTGACGGATCCCCGTTTGGTTACGTGCTCATGGACGGCG ATGACCCCGGTGACCTCTCTGGTTCACCCTGTCTTTCTTTACTCACAAgcaacggccgctggaagtttGACGATTGCCGGAAGAAGACAGGCTacatctgcaagaaaagag GAAACGCGCCAAAACCGCCGCAGCCTCATGATG GCTTTAAGGAGATCCTTGTCTGCAACAACCATTCTGCTGACCTCGTATGTGAGAGTGAGGGTGAGGGTCAGAAGCAAGGCCGCATCAGCGTCCAGTCCGCCTTTTACGGTCGGCGGAGTGACGATGTTTGCTTAGTGAACAGTGACTCATACGACGACG AGTACTGCGCAGTGGAAGGCATCCTCCCTCGCTACAGGAAAATGTGCAACGGCCACCAAAAATGCCACATTGAGCTTTTGGAGGACGATTCCTGCCCTGCCACCTCCAAATATCTGGAGATGGTCTATAGCTGTGAGCACAAAG TATGTCTTGACAGTCTGGGCATCGCGGACGGGAGCCTCGcagactctctcttcaaagcctCCTCCTCAATGGAAGACGCCAACCCAGAAAAAGCTCGCCTCAACGGGGAGTCCTGCTGGAAGCCGTCAAAAGATC CCATCGGCAGCTGGATCCAGGTGAACCTCGGTTACATGAGAAAGGTGACGGGGATCGTGACCCAAGGGTGTGAGAGTGCTAATATTGGCTCCTGGAACATCCAACTTGAGATGCAGCTGAGTGTTAATCGGAGGAAGTGGACAAAACACCCAGACGGGAAG TTCCTCGGTGGTGGGACTCATCTGCTTGAGACCCCGGCATTTGCGAAGTACGTCCGCATTCTGCCGCTGGAGAGTCATCCAGAATTTGGCCTCCGCTTTGACATCTTGGGATGCGCACATGACG ATGCGATGACCTGCGCCAGACAGTTCGACAGCCTCCACTTCCCCGATTCGATGAC GTTCTACTGTCCACCTGGCTGTGCCAAAGACAAACACTTTGTCTCTGGAACATTGGTCTACTCAAAG GACTCGAACATCTGCGCGGCCGCTATTCACGCTGGCGTCATTCAGAATGACATCGGAGGAGATTGCATTGTGATGCGAGCTCCCAAACAGCAAGTCTACACGGGCTCCACTGGGAACGGGATCATCTCCAGACA TTCGGACAACCTTCCGGGTGATTCTTATACGTTTGCAGACGGAG AGCCCAAATGCGTGGCACCTGACTGGGAGGAGTTTGCCGGTTTCTGCTACAAATTCTTTGAGGACAAAAAGAACTGGGACGATGCTCAACTGGTCTGCCGTGGTTTTGGTGCCGAACTGATGTCGATTCGCTCCAAGGTGGAGCAGGCGTGGGTTAAAAGTGCCTCTGAGTTTG AAACCAGCGATATCTGGACCGGACTGAATGACCTGGCGCTTCCCGGCATGTTCGTGTGGTcagaccgccacaaggtgaccttCACCTACTGGGCCGCAGGAGAACCCAACCAACGTGTTGTCCTCGGCAAGCACTGCGTGGCTCAGTTATGGCAG ACTGGAAGATGGACGCTAATGCCTTGCGGCCAAGTCAACAGCTTCATGTGCAAAATGCCCACAGTGCGCTTTCCAATGACCTCATTGAAGCCACAGGTGGCGCAGTAG